From Enterococcus mediterraneensis, the proteins below share one genomic window:
- the lysA gene encoding diaminopimelate decarboxylase, translated as MKEIKNNHLYWDGCDTVALAEKYGTPLYVFSESEIIAQCQALREDFLDRYPNTRAAYASKAFSTVAMVKIIEREGLSLDVVSGGELYTAIKADFPAERIEFNGNNKSIDELEMAVDYGVGRIIVDSLQEVALLQTICQRLNKTAAILFRITPEVKADTHAFISTGQKDSKFGIPLEEDILFPLVQEAIEAPNLEFLGFHFHVGSQLSDNSAHLAAANVALRLALEVKQRFDYAVKELNYGGGFGVRYTENDVRKPYRYFLEPLMELTEAFCKEHQMPRPEIVIEPGRSIVAEAGITLHTIGSIKELPGIRTYVSIDGGMTDNIRPGLYQAEYTGLIANKAWETPTQTVTISGKACESTDILIKDLQIPDVTSGDLFATFTTGAYGYSMASNYNKLPIPAVVLVKDGQDQLIVKRQSYEQMLENEQPYQEFGGEAHGHSFS; from the coding sequence ATGAAAGAAATCAAAAACAATCATTTATATTGGGATGGCTGCGACACAGTAGCATTGGCAGAAAAATACGGCACACCGCTGTATGTGTTTTCCGAATCTGAGATCATCGCGCAATGCCAAGCGCTGCGGGAGGACTTTTTAGATCGTTATCCCAACACCCGTGCGGCTTATGCCAGCAAAGCATTTTCGACAGTAGCGATGGTCAAGATCATCGAACGGGAAGGCTTGTCGTTGGATGTAGTCAGCGGCGGAGAGTTATACACCGCCATCAAAGCGGATTTTCCAGCAGAACGAATCGAATTCAACGGGAACAATAAATCAATTGATGAATTGGAAATGGCGGTGGATTACGGTGTTGGACGGATCATCGTGGACAGCCTGCAGGAAGTTGCTTTATTACAGACGATCTGTCAAAGACTAAATAAAACTGCGGCGATCCTTTTCCGTATCACACCTGAAGTCAAAGCAGATACCCACGCGTTTATTTCTACCGGGCAGAAAGATTCCAAATTCGGGATTCCGTTAGAAGAAGATATTTTGTTTCCATTGGTCCAAGAAGCCATCGAAGCGCCAAATCTGGAATTTTTAGGGTTTCATTTCCATGTGGGGAGTCAATTATCCGACAATTCCGCGCATTTAGCGGCGGCGAATGTCGCGTTGCGGCTGGCGTTGGAAGTGAAACAACGCTTTGATTATGCCGTCAAAGAATTGAATTACGGCGGCGGTTTCGGAGTACGCTATACGGAAAATGATGTGCGGAAACCTTATCGCTATTTTCTGGAACCTTTGATGGAACTGACGGAAGCCTTTTGCAAAGAACATCAAATGCCCCGCCCAGAGATCGTGATCGAGCCTGGCCGCAGCATCGTAGCGGAAGCCGGGATCACACTGCATACTATCGGCAGTATCAAAGAATTGCCGGGGATCCGTACTTACGTCAGCATTGATGGCGGGATGACCGACAATATCCGTCCGGGACTCTATCAAGCAGAATATACCGGTCTAATCGCCAATAAAGCATGGGAAACACCAACACAAACCGTGACGATCTCAGGGAAGGCCTGCGAGAGCACGGATATTTTGATCAAAGATCTGCAGATTCCGGATGTTACGTCAGGAGATCTGTTTGCGACTTTTACGACAGGGGCTTATGGCTATTCGATGGCCAGCAATTACAATAAATTGCCGATCCCAGCAGTCGTTTTAGTCAAAGACGGTCAAGATCAGCTGATCGTCAAACGCCAGTCCTATGAACAAATGCTGGAAAATGAACAACCTTATCAAGAATTTGGAGGAGAAGCACATGGACATTCCTTTTCATAA
- a CDS encoding M20 metallopeptidase family protein, which yields MNIEPNIQALLPEVTEFRRALHQIPELGLQEFQTAAYLKEKLISFGVKEIHEVLDTALIAVFEGDRPGKTIAFRTDIDGLPVTEETGAAFASHHLGKMHACGHDGHMATLLGFAKYLAEHPEAVRGKIVLIFQPAEEGPGGAQLLIDAGVLARFGVEKIVGLHLFPEFEEGKIACRKGGMMARNGEVTLTITGQSAHGAQPQQGSDAILAAAAVIQGLHTIISRNLSPLDSAVLTFGDIHGGEAMNIIAGKVVINGTMRAFSDEVYDRMVERIETLTSEIAKGYGCVGTVDFNHMYRVVDNDPEMVDDLKKIAGDSYVESAPYLLAEDFSMYQQVVPGLFFFVGIRNEEKGYTYPLHSGKMQFDEKNLLGGIQCYVKLIDALND from the coding sequence ATGAATATTGAACCCAATATACAAGCATTGCTGCCGGAAGTCACAGAATTTCGGCGCGCACTGCATCAAATACCGGAGCTAGGTCTGCAAGAATTTCAAACAGCGGCATATCTCAAAGAAAAACTGATTTCCTTTGGTGTCAAAGAGATCCACGAAGTATTGGATACAGCACTGATAGCAGTCTTTGAAGGAGACAGACCCGGAAAAACCATCGCCTTTCGAACGGATATTGACGGATTGCCGGTGACAGAAGAGACCGGTGCGGCGTTTGCTTCTCATCATCTTGGAAAAATGCACGCTTGCGGTCACGATGGGCATATGGCTACATTATTAGGTTTTGCCAAATATTTAGCGGAACATCCTGAGGCAGTCCGCGGTAAGATCGTCCTGATTTTCCAACCGGCAGAAGAAGGACCGGGCGGCGCGCAACTTCTGATCGATGCGGGCGTTTTGGCTCGATTCGGCGTTGAAAAAATCGTCGGGCTGCATCTGTTCCCAGAATTTGAAGAGGGTAAGATCGCCTGTCGCAAAGGCGGTATGATGGCCCGAAACGGTGAAGTGACATTGACCATCACCGGACAAAGCGCGCACGGTGCCCAGCCTCAACAAGGATCAGACGCGATCTTAGCGGCAGCGGCGGTGATCCAAGGACTGCATACGATCATTTCCCGCAATCTCAGTCCGCTGGATTCAGCCGTCTTGACTTTTGGGGATATCCACGGCGGCGAAGCCATGAATATCATTGCCGGAAAAGTTGTGATCAACGGGACCATGCGGGCTTTCAGCGATGAGGTCTACGATCGGATGGTGGAGCGGATTGAAACATTAACGTCCGAGATCGCCAAAGGTTACGGTTGTGTCGGCACAGTGGATTTCAATCACATGTATCGCGTAGTTGACAATGATCCTGAAATGGTAGACGATTTAAAGAAAATTGCCGGCGACAGCTATGTGGAATCAGCACCGTACTTATTGGCGGAAGATTTCTCCATGTATCAACAAGTAGTTCCCGGACTGTTTTTCTTTGTAGGGATCCGCAACGAAGAAAAAGGGTATACCTATCCGCTCCACAGCGGCAAGATGCAGTTTGACGAAAAAAATCTGTTGGGCGGTATCCAATGCTATGTCAAACTGATCGATGCGTTAAACGACTAA
- the dapA gene encoding 4-hydroxy-tetrahydrodipicolinate synthase translates to MAIFEGAGVALVTPMKKDGTVDFDKLKALVEWHVKKGTDALIACGTTGEASTLDDEEHIVVIEAVVKQVAGRIPVIGGTGSNNTQHGIHLSKEAERVGADALLVVTPYYNKATKKSLITHYKAICESVSLPVILYSVASRTGMNLTPDLVAELKKIPNIKGIKEASGDISQIVEIARLVDEDFALYSGNDDQVVPILSVGGSGVISTIGNIAPEQASRLVHSFLDGDVKTAREIQLAQKPLIDVLFSEVNPVPVKAAVSLLGKCEMNYRLPLDVPEEETLNALKREMSAYGLL, encoded by the coding sequence GTGGCAATTTTTGAAGGCGCCGGGGTCGCATTGGTCACCCCAATGAAAAAAGATGGAACAGTGGATTTTGATAAATTGAAGGCATTGGTGGAATGGCATGTCAAGAAGGGCACCGATGCGCTGATTGCTTGCGGTACAACAGGAGAAGCCTCTACCTTAGATGATGAAGAACATATCGTGGTCATCGAAGCGGTCGTCAAACAAGTCGCCGGCCGAATCCCTGTGATCGGCGGTACAGGCTCTAATAATACCCAGCATGGGATCCATTTATCAAAAGAAGCGGAACGAGTAGGCGCGGATGCACTGCTGGTAGTGACGCCTTATTATAATAAAGCAACGAAAAAAAGTTTGATCACTCATTACAAAGCGATCTGCGAGTCAGTCTCTTTGCCAGTGATCTTGTATTCTGTCGCTTCTCGGACAGGCATGAATCTGACACCAGACCTTGTAGCAGAATTGAAAAAAATCCCGAATATCAAAGGAATCAAAGAAGCCAGCGGTGATATCTCACAAATCGTTGAGATCGCCCGTTTAGTGGATGAAGATTTCGCGCTTTATTCCGGAAATGACGATCAAGTAGTACCGATCTTATCTGTCGGCGGTTCCGGTGTCATCTCCACCATCGGCAACATCGCGCCGGAACAAGCTTCCCGCTTAGTCCATTCCTTTTTGGATGGCGATGTGAAAACCGCGCGTGAGATCCAACTAGCGCAAAAACCGTTGATCGATGTTTTATTCAGCGAGGTCAATCCTGTGCCAGTCAAAGCGGCGGTCTCTCTTTTAGGAAAATGCGAAATGAACTATCGTCTGCCGTTGGATGTCCCTGAGGAAGAAACCTTGAATGCATTGAAACGGGAAATGTCTGCCTACGGTTTATTATAG
- the dapB gene encoding 4-hydroxy-tetrahydrodipicolinate reductase has translation MKKILLSGSNGRMGKVLQQLIAQDPELVIVAGIDRHPETASGFPVYQQPEEVKEEIDLVIDFSHYSVVPDLLNVCVERGWPIVVATTGLPKETNAMLAIAAKVIPVFYSANMSLGINVLIKALQAISPALAADFDIEIIEKHHNQKKDAPSGTALLLADKINEVLPEKKTYVYGRSGTENENPKNELGIHAVRGGTIPGEHTVLYAGPDEIIELTHTALSRDIFANGALKAANFLLKQPAGLYSMADLLK, from the coding sequence ATGAAAAAAATATTGCTTAGCGGCAGTAACGGACGAATGGGAAAAGTATTGCAGCAGCTGATCGCGCAAGATCCTGAATTAGTAATTGTTGCCGGCATTGATCGCCATCCGGAGACAGCCAGCGGATTTCCTGTTTATCAACAGCCAGAAGAAGTCAAAGAAGAAATAGATCTGGTGATCGACTTTTCTCATTACAGCGTTGTACCGGATCTATTGAACGTTTGTGTGGAACGTGGTTGGCCGATCGTGGTAGCGACCACCGGACTTCCGAAAGAAACCAACGCCATGTTGGCGATCGCAGCCAAAGTCATCCCGGTCTTTTATTCTGCTAATATGTCTTTAGGGATCAATGTCCTGATCAAAGCACTGCAAGCGATCTCCCCTGCATTGGCGGCAGATTTTGATATCGAAATCATCGAAAAACACCACAATCAGAAAAAAGATGCCCCTAGCGGAACAGCCTTGCTGTTAGCGGACAAGATCAACGAAGTCTTGCCGGAAAAGAAAACCTATGTCTACGGACGTTCCGGGACTGAAAATGAAAATCCTAAAAACGAATTAGGCATCCACGCGGTTCGGGGCGGAACGATCCCCGGTGAACACACCGTCCTTTATGCAGGTCCTGATGAGATCATCGAGCTTACTCATACAGCGTTATCTCGTGATATCTTTGCCAATGGTGCGCTAAAAGCCGCAAACTTTTTACTGAAACAGCCAGCCGGACTTTACAGCATGGCTGATCTATTAAAATAG
- the dapD gene encoding 2,3,4,5-tetrahydropyridine-2,6-dicarboxylate N-acetyltransferase codes for MSEIQFSNPYELAKYIKNATKETPVKAYIQGDLSGVATDTVKLFGSQNFWLAIGDDEPVKAFLDEHQDKIQTTHLENDRRNSAIPLLDLTTVDARIEPGAFIRDQAVIGKNAVIMMGAVINIGAVIGEESMIDMGAVLGARATVGKKAHIGAGAVLAGVLEPPSASPVVIEDDVLVGANAVVLEGVRVGKGAVVAAGSVVTEDVPAGAVVAGSPAKIIKMKDEKTAAKTEFLDDLRG; via the coding sequence ATGTCTGAGATCCAATTTTCCAATCCTTATGAATTAGCAAAATATATCAAAAACGCGACCAAAGAAACACCGGTCAAAGCCTATATCCAAGGTGATCTTTCTGGTGTCGCGACTGATACAGTCAAATTATTCGGCAGTCAAAACTTTTGGCTGGCGATCGGTGATGACGAACCTGTCAAAGCCTTTCTTGACGAACATCAAGACAAGATCCAAACCACACATCTTGAAAACGACCGCCGCAATTCCGCGATCCCACTGCTGGATCTGACCACTGTAGACGCGCGGATCGAACCCGGCGCGTTTATCCGTGATCAAGCAGTCATCGGGAAAAACGCTGTGATCATGATGGGTGCAGTCATCAATATCGGTGCAGTCATCGGTGAAGAATCCATGATCGACATGGGCGCGGTCTTAGGTGCCCGGGCGACTGTTGGCAAAAAAGCCCACATCGGTGCGGGAGCCGTGTTAGCCGGTGTTCTTGAGCCACCTTCAGCAAGTCCTGTAGTGATTGAAGATGATGTTTTAGTAGGTGCTAATGCCGTTGTTCTGGAAGGCGTTCGGGTCGGTAAAGGCGCAGTAGTTGCCGCAGGTTCCGTCGTTACGGAAGATGTGCCGGCTGGTGCCGTCGTTGCTGGTTCACCGGCAAAAATCATCAAAATGAAAGACGAAAAAACCGCCGCTAAAACTGAATTTTTAGACGATCTGCGCGGCTGA
- a CDS encoding ABC transporter ATP-binding protein/permease, whose product MAFLELHDIHKSYFLGKEEFPVLNGIDLSFERGEFVSILGESGGGKSTLMNIIGGLDRQFEGEVIIEGRRLDHKKEKQLDDYRRGTIGYIYQSYNLITHLNILENVLVSLEMTNLSSGERKQRATELLEKVGLGDHLKKHPNQLSGGQKQRVAIARALASNPEIIIADEPTGALDSQNTKEVLTLLSEIAEEGKLVITVTHSQEVADHGTRIVKLSDGKIDDDLRIRPAYPLPERDLSITPKVLSAIGSYKNAFKHLSYNFWRNSLIMLGTAIGIFAVLLFSGLGNGVNAFIKDQINSMVNPNTVMVMKNPTGKKMSIEELQQSMGEYANEPDKLSFTDQQIDKLKDLSHVETVEPGYQLSTYSLNYEEKNVNSSGLQTWSKSFTDDTVKNGKAPGKNEVVIDKGQAIALTSEKDYKKLIGKTVTLTLPWYDENNQPVQVKSEVKVSGISDGGQAGAITATNYQTMRTMLEKAHANTNSNTVSVDVDDTKNVKSVGKAIQNVKMDGKYVFGAITVGDILDTVNQYVSIASTVLSAIAGVSLVVSALMIIVTMYMSVSERTKEIGILRALGERKKDIRRLFTSESVLIGLFSAGFALILSYGFGSLLNHMLYSIVKFNMVQITLGNIIFAIVIAVVISFLAALLPSRRASRLNPIDALSAD is encoded by the coding sequence ATGGCTTTTTTAGAATTGCACGATATCCACAAGTCATATTTTTTAGGAAAAGAGGAATTTCCTGTATTAAACGGCATCGATCTGTCCTTTGAACGGGGCGAGTTCGTTTCGATTTTGGGGGAATCCGGTGGGGGAAAATCGACGCTGATGAATATCATTGGCGGTCTGGATCGTCAATTCGAAGGCGAAGTCATTATCGAAGGACGGCGCCTAGATCATAAAAAAGAAAAACAATTGGATGATTACCGTCGCGGTACCATCGGCTATATTTATCAGTCTTATAATTTGATCACTCATTTGAATATATTGGAAAATGTTCTCGTTTCCCTTGAGATGACCAATCTTTCCAGCGGCGAACGAAAACAACGAGCGACTGAATTATTGGAAAAAGTCGGATTGGGCGATCACTTGAAAAAGCATCCCAATCAATTATCCGGCGGACAAAAACAACGGGTAGCCATCGCGCGGGCACTTGCCAGCAATCCTGAGATCATTATCGCAGATGAACCGACCGGTGCGTTGGATTCGCAAAATACCAAAGAAGTTCTAACGCTTTTAAGCGAGATCGCGGAAGAAGGAAAACTGGTCATCACTGTGACTCACTCACAGGAAGTGGCAGATCATGGGACGCGGATCGTCAAACTTTCAGATGGGAAGATCGACGATGACCTGCGGATCCGTCCTGCTTATCCATTGCCGGAAAGAGATCTCTCCATTACGCCGAAAGTCTTGTCAGCTATCGGCAGTTACAAGAACGCCTTCAAGCATTTGAGCTATAATTTTTGGCGAAACTCATTGATCATGCTGGGAACAGCTATCGGGATCTTTGCTGTGCTACTGTTCAGCGGCCTGGGAAATGGGGTCAACGCATTTATCAAAGACCAGATCAATTCCATGGTCAATCCCAATACAGTGATGGTGATGAAAAATCCGACTGGCAAGAAGATGTCGATAGAAGAGCTGCAGCAGTCGATGGGGGAATACGCCAACGAACCCGACAAACTGTCTTTCACAGATCAGCAGATCGATAAGCTGAAAGATTTGTCCCACGTAGAAACTGTTGAACCTGGGTATCAGTTAAGTACTTATTCATTGAATTATGAAGAAAAAAACGTCAACAGTTCCGGATTACAAACATGGTCGAAATCTTTTACGGATGATACCGTCAAAAACGGGAAAGCTCCCGGAAAGAATGAAGTCGTGATCGATAAAGGTCAAGCGATCGCGTTGACAAGCGAGAAGGACTACAAGAAGCTGATCGGCAAAACCGTCACTTTGACATTGCCTTGGTATGATGAAAACAATCAACCAGTACAAGTCAAAAGCGAAGTCAAAGTTTCTGGGATCAGTGATGGGGGGCAAGCCGGCGCCATCACCGCGACAAATTATCAAACGATGCGGACAATGTTGGAAAAAGCTCACGCGAATACCAACAGCAACACCGTTTCAGTCGATGTAGATGACACAAAAAATGTGAAATCTGTCGGAAAAGCGATCCAAAATGTGAAGATGGATGGAAAATATGTGTTTGGTGCCATCACAGTCGGCGATATTTTAGATACCGTCAATCAATATGTAAGTATCGCTTCGACCGTTCTTTCCGCGATCGCCGGGGTCTCCTTAGTGGTTTCCGCATTGATGATCATCGTGACGATGTACATGTCAGTTTCAGAACGCACAAAAGAGATCGGGATCTTACGGGCCTTAGGTGAACGGAAAAAAGATATCCGTCGTTTGTTTACTTCTGAGTCAGTCTTGATCGGTCTGTTCTCAGCTGGTTTTGCACTGATCCTGTCTTACGGATTCGGCAGTCTATTGAATCACATGTTGTATTCGATCGTGAAATTCAATATGGTTCAAATCACTTTAGGCAATATCATTTTTGCTATCGTGATCGCTGTGGTGATCTCTTTCTTAGCAGCATTGTTGCCTTCAAGAAGAGCTTCACGATTAAATCCGATCGACGCACTGTCGGCAGATTAA
- a CDS encoding DHH family phosphoesterase, producing the protein MNIRHEILETIKTYQRIIIHRHMRPDPDAIGSQAGLAEILRASFPEKEIYQVGSTVADLEFLAKMDDIPDDFYQDALVIVTDTANAPRVSDPRYDRGSKLIKIDHHPNDEPYGDIVWVNTKASSCSEMIADFAFSFPDELKVNSAAARLLYAGIVGDTGRFLYPATTSYTLNIAGRLIDYDFDAAELNRQLQQITMEVARLSGYLYENIEVDEYGAARVVLTKETLASFGVDDSETAGLVPLPGMIDTVLAWGIFVQQPEGYYRVRLRSKGPVINEIAKQHHGGGHPLASGANAATLAEAEEIYQQIQEVCRVFTEQTEEK; encoded by the coding sequence ATGAACATTAGACATGAGATTTTAGAAACAATCAAAACCTATCAACGGATCATCATCCATCGGCATATGCGCCCTGATCCTGACGCGATCGGCTCGCAAGCCGGTTTGGCGGAGATCTTGCGGGCAAGTTTTCCCGAAAAAGAAATCTACCAAGTGGGCAGTACGGTAGCCGATTTGGAATTCTTGGCAAAAATGGATGATATCCCTGATGATTTTTATCAAGATGCGCTGGTGATCGTCACTGACACCGCCAATGCGCCTCGCGTCAGCGACCCCCGCTATGACCGCGGCAGCAAACTGATCAAGATCGATCATCATCCCAATGACGAACCTTACGGGGATATCGTTTGGGTAAATACAAAAGCCAGCAGCTGCAGCGAGATGATCGCTGATTTCGCGTTTTCTTTTCCTGATGAATTGAAAGTCAACAGTGCGGCAGCACGTCTGCTGTACGCAGGCATCGTTGGTGATACCGGTCGTTTCTTGTATCCGGCAACGACTTCTTATACATTGAATATCGCCGGACGCTTGATAGATTATGATTTTGACGCGGCGGAATTGAATCGTCAGCTGCAGCAGATCACGATGGAAGTTGCCCGTTTGTCCGGTTATCTCTACGAAAATATCGAAGTGGATGAATATGGCGCAGCTCGCGTGGTGTTGACCAAAGAAACTTTGGCGTCTTTTGGAGTCGATGATTCGGAAACTGCCGGTCTAGTGCCGCTACCGGGGATGATCGATACAGTTTTGGCGTGGGGGATCTTTGTTCAGCAGCCGGAAGGATATTATCGTGTTCGGTTGCGTTCGAAAGGCCCGGTGATCAATGAGATCGCCAAGCAGCACCATGGCGGCGGACATCCTCTAGCCAGCGGTGCCAATGCCGCTACATTGGCAGAAGCCGAAGAAATCTATCAACAGATCCAAGAAGTCTGCCGTGTATTTACTGAGCAGACCGAAGAAAAATAA
- a CDS encoding DRTGG domain-containing protein yields the protein MATKHDLILAHIENLPVGERISVRGIAKALSVSEGTAYRAIKDAENIGLVSTIQRVGTIRIERKLKKHIEKLTFGEVVQFIEGDVLGGKSGLNKTLNRFVIGAMKEEAMERYITPGSLMIVGNREEVHRLALEDGAAVLITGGFDTSEDICRLADELELPILRTTYDTFTVATMINRALSDQLIKKDILLVSDIYMSLEKTRYLHVHDTVKEYKRLAEETGHSRFPVVNKNLRVVGIATAKDILEKADTQLIERVMTRDPIVVKKEMSVASVSHQMIWDGLEVMPVVADDLSLLGLVTRQDVMKAMQLVQRQTQVADTISDQISAEIQIIEQDVEGKKLDRPYFKFIVSPQMVNEVGTISFGVLSEVVGNAAKRMMLLNQRRNSWIEQVNLHYFRLIQLESELAIYPRILELGRRSAKLDIEIYIENTLVAKAIVVSQVMERP from the coding sequence ATGGCGACAAAACATGATTTGATTTTAGCCCATATTGAAAATCTGCCGGTAGGAGAACGTATTTCAGTGCGCGGGATCGCCAAAGCGTTATCCGTCAGCGAAGGGACTGCGTATCGCGCCATCAAAGACGCGGAAAATATTGGGCTGGTTTCTACGATCCAACGAGTAGGAACGATCCGTATCGAACGGAAACTAAAAAAACATATTGAAAAACTGACTTTTGGTGAGGTCGTACAGTTCATCGAAGGAGACGTTCTTGGCGGAAAATCCGGTTTGAACAAAACCCTGAATCGTTTTGTGATCGGCGCCATGAAAGAAGAAGCGATGGAGCGGTATATCACACCGGGTTCATTGATGATCGTTGGTAACCGGGAGGAAGTCCATCGTCTGGCGTTAGAAGACGGTGCGGCAGTCTTGATCACCGGTGGATTCGATACTTCAGAAGACATCTGCCGTTTAGCGGATGAATTAGAACTGCCGATCTTGCGGACGACGTATGATACCTTTACCGTAGCGACGATGATCAACCGCGCGTTAAGCGATCAGCTGATCAAAAAAGATATCCTGCTGGTCAGTGACATCTATATGTCATTGGAAAAGACCCGCTATTTACATGTGCACGATACAGTCAAAGAGTACAAGCGATTGGCGGAAGAAACAGGGCATTCCCGTTTCCCTGTGGTCAATAAAAACCTGCGTGTCGTGGGGATCGCTACGGCCAAAGACATTTTGGAAAAAGCGGATACCCAGCTGATTGAACGAGTAATGACCAGAGATCCGATCGTTGTTAAAAAGGAAATGAGCGTGGCGTCAGTCAGTCATCAAATGATCTGGGACGGACTTGAAGTGATGCCGGTCGTAGCAGACGATCTGTCATTGCTAGGGCTGGTGACTCGGCAAGATGTCATGAAAGCCATGCAATTGGTCCAACGGCAGACCCAAGTCGCTGATACCATTTCCGATCAGATTTCAGCAGAGATCCAGATTATTGAGCAAGATGTTGAAGGAAAAAAACTGGATCGCCCGTATTTTAAATTTATCGTTTCACCGCAAATGGTCAATGAAGTCGGAACGATCTCATTTGGTGTGTTGAGCGAAGTCGTCGGCAATGCCGCGAAACGAATGATGTTGTTGAATCAACGGCGCAACAGTTGGATCGAACAAGTCAATCTGCATTATTTCCGCCTGATCCAATTGGAAAGCGAATTGGCGATCTATCCGCGAATTTTAGAACTAGGCCGGCGCTCCGCAAAACTCGATATCGAGATCTATATTGAGAACACATTGGTGGCTAAGGCGATCGTTGTGAGCCAAGTAATGGAACGGCCATAA
- a CDS encoding metal-dependent hydrolase has protein sequence MKITYHGHSTIAIETQGTKLLIDPFITGNGTTDLNVETTKADWILVTHGHSDHLGDTVAIAKQNDATVIGIVELCSFVAKQGVKKNHGMNIGGKFSFPFGTVKMVMAQHSTGYEADGEMVYLGEPAGFLIESEGKTVYLAGDTALFSDMALFAEAEIDAAFLPIGDNFTMGPEDAAKAAALLKAKTVVPIHYNTFPLIKQDPQKFIDLLPEGVGKVMQVGQTIEV, from the coding sequence ATGAAGATCACATACCATGGACATTCCACTATCGCTATTGAAACGCAAGGCACAAAATTATTGATCGACCCTTTTATAACAGGAAATGGAACAACTGATTTGAATGTAGAAACAACAAAAGCCGACTGGATACTGGTCACACATGGACACAGCGACCATCTTGGAGACACTGTTGCGATTGCCAAACAAAACGACGCAACAGTTATCGGGATCGTCGAGCTTTGTTCCTTCGTCGCAAAACAAGGAGTCAAGAAAAACCACGGCATGAATATCGGCGGGAAATTCTCTTTTCCTTTCGGCACCGTCAAGATGGTAATGGCACAGCACAGTACAGGTTATGAAGCGGATGGCGAGATGGTCTATCTAGGCGAACCTGCGGGATTTTTGATCGAATCAGAGGGCAAGACTGTTTATTTGGCTGGTGATACAGCATTGTTCAGTGATATGGCGTTATTTGCCGAAGCCGAGATCGATGCGGCATTTTTACCGATCGGCGATAATTTTACGATGGGACCGGAAGATGCTGCTAAGGCTGCCGCATTATTGAAAGCCAAAACAGTAGTACCGATCCATTACAATACTTTCCCACTGATCAAACAAGATCCGCAAAAATTTATTGATTTGCTGCCGGAAGGTGTCGGTAAAGTGATGCAAGTCGGGCAAACGATCGAAGTATAG
- a CDS encoding aminoacyl-tRNA deacylase, with amino-acid sequence MANEVETFLTENNVPFESYEFPWAMEEDVARLKAEELAIPEEQIFKTLVLKGNKTGTTIALIPLSAHLDYKKTAKATGNRKVGFPPMDYVMTATGYPHGANTPIGIHMHHPEYPIVFDESIREFSEILVSSGEIGHSVKLAVEDLLHLINPMVTDILSDK; translated from the coding sequence ATGGCGAATGAGGTCGAAACTTTTTTAACTGAAAACAACGTTCCTTTTGAAAGTTATGAATTTCCTTGGGCGATGGAAGAAGATGTCGCTCGTTTAAAAGCAGAAGAGTTGGCGATCCCGGAAGAACAGATCTTTAAGACACTGGTTCTAAAAGGAAACAAGACGGGGACAACGATCGCTTTGATCCCATTGTCAGCACATTTGGATTACAAGAAAACAGCAAAAGCCACCGGTAATCGTAAAGTCGGTTTTCCGCCGATGGACTATGTGATGACTGCTACCGGTTATCCTCACGGTGCCAACACACCCATCGGGATCCACATGCATCATCCGGAATATCCCATCGTTTTTGATGAATCGATCCGTGAGTTTTCGGAGATCCTAGTGTCCAGCGGCGAGATCGGGCACAGTGTCAAACTAGCAGTAGAAGATCTTCTGCACTTGATCAATCCAATGGTGACGGATATCTTGAGCGATAAATAA